Proteins encoded together in one Synechococcus sp. BL107 window:
- a CDS encoding GNAT family N-acetyltransferase, which yields MTALTARWHRSVAEISPQQWIELLWRDALPFYQWEWLHALESSGSTVPDQGWQPLHLALWREDTPIAVAPLYVKGHSYGEFVFDQTFARLAADLGLRYYPKLLGMSPVSPVTGYRFHMLPGEDEAQLTVVLLQTIDQFCEKNGILSCNFLYVDPSWRPLAEASGCAAWLNQQSLWSRGNDQTFGDYLQGFNANQRRNIKRERKSVLKAGVMVTPLTGDQLDSELLGIMYRFYEQHCAQWGPWGSKYLEPKFFASLADQYCDNIVLFSAHRGDPRDPVAMSLCVRDASRLWGRYWGTHEQIDCLHFEVCYYAPIEWALQQGIDSFDPGAGGSHKRRRGFVAQPHASLHRWYEPQMDALIRAWLPKVNGLMLEEIDAINAELPFKAESPTLTL from the coding sequence ATGACCGCGCTTACTGCGCGCTGGCACCGCTCTGTAGCGGAAATCTCTCCACAGCAATGGATTGAGTTGCTGTGGAGAGATGCCCTGCCTTTTTATCAATGGGAATGGCTCCACGCTCTTGAAAGTTCAGGAAGCACCGTCCCTGATCAGGGTTGGCAACCGCTTCACCTTGCCCTTTGGCGGGAAGACACTCCCATTGCTGTTGCGCCCTTATATGTGAAGGGGCATAGCTATGGCGAATTTGTTTTCGATCAGACCTTTGCGCGATTGGCCGCAGATCTTGGTTTGCGCTACTACCCGAAGCTCTTGGGGATGAGCCCTGTCAGCCCAGTAACCGGCTATCGATTTCATATGCTCCCTGGGGAGGATGAAGCGCAGCTCACGGTTGTCTTGCTTCAAACAATCGATCAGTTTTGTGAGAAGAATGGGATCCTTAGCTGTAACTTTCTATATGTTGATCCGTCTTGGCGCCCTCTGGCTGAGGCCTCAGGTTGCGCGGCGTGGCTGAATCAACAGAGTCTTTGGAGCCGTGGAAATGATCAAACTTTTGGTGATTATCTTCAGGGTTTTAATGCTAATCAGCGTCGTAATATCAAGCGAGAGCGTAAGTCGGTTTTAAAAGCTGGTGTCATGGTGACGCCCCTCACTGGTGATCAACTTGATAGTGAACTTTTAGGGATCATGTATCGCTTCTATGAGCAACACTGTGCTCAGTGGGGACCATGGGGAAGTAAATATCTTGAGCCGAAGTTTTTTGCATCGTTGGCTGATCAATATTGCGACAATATTGTATTATTTTCGGCTCATCGAGGTGATCCGCGTGATCCGGTCGCGATGTCGCTTTGTGTGCGTGATGCCTCCCGTCTATGGGGTCGATATTGGGGGACGCATGAACAAATTGACTGCTTACATTTCGAGGTTTGTTACTACGCACCCATTGAATGGGCTCTTCAGCAGGGGATCGATTCATTTGATCCCGGCGCAGGAGGCAGCCACAAGCGTCGCCGTGGCTTTGTGGCACAGCCGCATGCCAGCTTGCACCGTTGGTATGAACCACAGATGGATGCATTGATCCGCGCTTGGTTACCCAAGGTGAACGGGTTGATGTTGGAAGAGATCGATGCGATCAATGCCGAGCTGCCCTTCAAGGCAGAGTCCCCCACCTTGACTTTGTAA
- a CDS encoding dihydrofolate reductase family protein, producing MRLQRSDDITAPALERPETRLVLAISLDGRLAPAEGGAAQLGGQGDRRVLDASLAWADASLMGAGTLRAHESTCLIRDRALLQQRVDQGRSVQPAVVVVSRSHDFPQQWRFFRQPLERWLLAPKAPAQGFDRWIPLGSSWPDRLGALRSLGVRRLVLLGGASLAAELLQADCVDALQLTLVPTLLGGDHTWLPVEQGLLPVQMMELGAWGCDGVEDLGDGEMMLRYRRQRLH from the coding sequence ATGCGGTTGCAGCGGTCTGACGACATCACGGCCCCAGCGCTAGAGCGGCCAGAAACACGGTTGGTTTTAGCCATATCGTTAGACGGTCGGCTAGCGCCTGCTGAAGGTGGTGCGGCCCAACTGGGGGGGCAGGGCGATCGACGTGTCCTTGATGCCTCGCTGGCCTGGGCGGACGCCTCTTTGATGGGAGCAGGGACGTTACGGGCGCATGAAAGCACTTGTTTGATCCGTGATCGGGCCTTGCTTCAACAACGCGTTGATCAAGGTCGATCCGTTCAGCCCGCAGTGGTGGTAGTGAGTCGCAGCCACGATTTCCCTCAGCAATGGCGGTTTTTTCGGCAGCCTTTAGAGCGGTGGTTGTTGGCACCGAAAGCGCCCGCTCAAGGTTTCGATCGCTGGATTCCATTGGGCAGCTCTTGGCCCGATCGCCTTGGGGCTCTGCGTTCGCTTGGGGTGCGTCGCCTCGTTCTGTTGGGGGGAGCATCCTTGGCGGCGGAATTGCTGCAAGCCGATTGCGTGGATGCTCTCCAGCTCACGCTGGTGCCGACTCTGCTGGGTGGAGACCACACGTGGTTGCCTGTTGAGCAGGGTCTACTCCCGGTTCAAATGATGGAGCTTGGGGCTTGGGGCTGTGATGGAGTCGAAGATTTGGGTGATGGCGAAATGATGCTTCGCTACCGGAGGCAACGGCTGCATTAG